A genome region from Camelina sativa cultivar DH55 chromosome 10, Cs, whole genome shotgun sequence includes the following:
- the LOC104716522 gene encoding thaumatin-like protein 1b: MGQSQVSLFLSLILVLIYGVSSTTFTILNQCSYTVWPGLLSGAGTPPLPTTGFSLKPTETRVIPIPAAWSGRIWGRTLCTQDATTGKFTCVTGDCGSSAVECSGSGAAPPATLAEFTLNGAGGLDFYDVSLVDGYNIPMTIVPQGGGDAGGVAGNCTTTGCVAELNGPCPAQLKVASTGAEGVACKSACEAFNTPEYCCSGAFGTPDTCKPSEYSLFFKNACPRAYSYAYDDGTSTFTCAGADYVITFCPSPNPSVKSATKGLQPEAVSYSAASSQNASPTLSTVFLIGVLGFASWAVLRVW; this comes from the exons ATGGGTCAATCtcaagtttctctctttctttctctgattCTTGTTTTAATCTATGGCGTTTCTTCTACCACTTTCACCATCCTTAACCAGTGTAGCTACACCGTCTGGCCTGGCCTTCTCTCCGGCGCCGGAACCCCTCCTTTGCCCACCACTGGATTCTCCTTAAAACCGACTGAAACACGTGTCATCCCAATCCCCGCTGCTTGGTCCGGCCGTATTTGGGGCCGTACGCTCTGCACACAAGACGCAACCACCGGCAAATTCACTTGCGTCACCGGAGACTGTGGTTCTTCCGCCGTGGAATGCTCCGGATCTGGCGCTGCACCTCCGGCGACACTCGCTGAATTCACCTTAAACGGAGCCGGCGGTCTAGATTTCTACGACGTCAGTCTCGTAGACGGTTACAACATCCCCATGACCATTGTTCCTCAGGGCGGAGGAGATGCCGGCGGAGTCGCCGGGAACTGCACAACCACCGGATGCGTTGCGGAGCTCAACGGTCCGTGTCCTGCTCAGCTGAAAGTGGCGTCGACGGGGGCAGAAGGAGTGGCTTGCAAAAGCGCGTGCGAGGCGTTTAATACGCCGGAGTATTGCTGTAGCGGCGCGTTTGGAACGCCGGACACGTGTAAGCCGAGTGAGTACTCGCTGTTTTTCAAAAACGCGTGCCCGAGAGCTTATAGTTACGCTTACGACGACGGAACTAGTACTTTCACTTGTGCCGGAGCTGATTACGTCATCACTTTCTGTCCTTCTCCTAACCCAAG TGTGAAGAGTGCAACGAAGGGACTCCAACCCGAAGCGGTTAGCTACTCTGCGGCATCATCTCAAAACGCGTCGCCAACTCTCTCTACCGTGTTTTTGATTGGAGTTTTGGGTTTCGCGTCTTGGGCGGTGCTACGCGTTTGGTGA
- the LOC104716521 gene encoding calmodulin-lysine N-methyltransferase-like: MDPTSSSSSSSSSLRWNILRQALLRRSDSQSQAEIKRISRKATQGFNLIPCQVVDSSLQSDHSREACVCYTIPITGSPKLYLTQRVDNCSDLNDFEISNRYNIDNTGLVCQWPSEEVLAFFCKSQPDRFRGKRVIELGSGYGLAGLVIAAATEASAVVISDGNPQVVNYIKRNIESNSTAFGGTSVKAMELHWNQHELSELTNTFDIIVASDCTFFKEFHKHLARTIKMLLKAKEPSEALFFSPKRGDSLEKFLKEIKDIGLHYVLTENYDAQVWKRHETLVIGDEAWPNYDKNHCYPLLIQITNHI, from the exons ATGGAtcccacatcttcttcttcttcttcttcttcttctcttagatGGAACATTCTTCGTCAAGCACTTCTCCGTAGATCTG attCTCAGTCTCAAGCTGAGATCAAGCGGATTTCAAGGAAAGCTACTCAAGGATTCAACTTGATTCCGTGTCAAGTGGTGGATTCTTCTCTGCAGTCAGATCATTCTCGGGAGGCTTGCGTTTGCTACACTATTCCCATCACTGGTTCTCCGAAGCTCTATCTAAC ACAAAGAGTGGATAATTGCAGTGATCTCAATGACTTCGAGATATCTAATCGATACAACATTGATAATACTGGACTTGTCT GTCAGTGGCCCTCAGAAGAAGTCCTAGCATTCTTTTGCAAGTCTCAGCCAGATCGTTTCAG AGGTAAAAGAGTTATTGAGCTTGGCTCGGGTTATGGATTAGCCGGTTTAGTTATTGCAGCTGCCACTGAGGCATCAGCAGTGGTAATCTCAGATGGAAATCCCCAAGTAGTTAATT ATATTAAGCGTAACATAGAATCCAACTCCACGGCATTTGGTGGCACAAGCGTGAAAGCCATGGAGTTGCACTGGAACCAGCATGAACTTTCAGAGTTAACCAACACTTTCGACATCATTGTTGCTAGCGACTG TACATTTTTCAAGGAATTTCATAAGCACCTTGCAAGAACTATCAAGATGCTGCTTAAAGCCAAAGAACCCTCCGAAGCATTATTTTTTAGTCCTAAGAGAGGTGACTCCTTAGAAAAGTTCTTAAAGGAGATTAAAGACATTGGCTTACACTACGTCTTAACTGAAAACTACGATGCACAAGTTTGGAAGCGCCATGAGACGCTTGTTATAGGAGACGAAGCTTGGCCTAACTATGACAAGAATCATTGCTACCCTTTACTTATTCAAATTACGAATCATATCTAG
- the LOC104716523 gene encoding senescence/dehydration-associated protein At4g35985, chloroplastic: protein MECSAPAPKLYPTVDASTTKAPLPNSSSSSSCPNNNLYPSVDVNDLVNNIFPDPTVSDSASAPPLATEEVLLKINGAILHLIDKSYSVELACGDLEILRLVQGDITVAVFARVGDEIQWPLTKDEPAVKVDESHYFFSLRPVKESKSSDHSTDEAENNEMLNYGLTIASKGQDLEQLDKILADYSSFTAEEKQKEENGLDLTAAKETSPEELKGKRKKMVQKQCTAYWTTLAPNVEDYSGVASKMIAAGSGQLIKGILWCGDVTMDRLMWGNEFMKKKLSKAEKEREVSPTTLKLLKRVKKMTKMTEKVANGVLSGVVNVSGFFSSSVINSKAGKKLFGLLPGEMVLATLDGFNKVCDAVEVAGRNVMKTSSTVTTEIVDHKYGAKTAQATNEGLSAAGHAFGTAWTVFKIRQALTPKNAMKPSSLGKTALKTAVIGKIKGKKSS, encoded by the exons ATGGAATGCTCTGCACCTGCTCCCAAGCTTTACCCAACTGTCGACGCTTCAACAACCAAAGCTCCTCTCCCaaactcctcctcttcttcctcttgtcctAACAACAATCTCTATCCTTCAGTCGATGTGAACGATCTCGTCAACAATATCTTCCCGGATCCCACCGTATCCGACTCTGCTTCAGCTCCTCCTCTTGCGACGGAGGAAGTGCTTCTCAAAATCAACGGCGCGATTCTTCACCTCATCGACAAATCTTACAGCGTGGAGCTCGCTTGCGGCGATCTCGAGATCCTCCGTCTTGTTCAGGGAGATATCACCGTCGCGGTTTTCGCTCGCGTCGGTGATGAGATCCAATGGCCGTTGACTAAAGACGAACCCGCCGTTAAAGTCGACGAGTCTCATTACTTCTTCTCGCTCCGACCCGTTAAAGAATCCAAGTCATCGGATCATTCGACCGACGAAGCAGAGAACAACGAGATGCTGAACTACGGATTAACAATCGCTTCCAAAGGTCAAGATCTTGAGCAGCTAGACAAGATCTTAGCCGACTACAGCAGTTTCACGGCGGAGGAGAAACAGAAGGAAGAGAACGGTTTGGATTTGACGGCGGCGAAAGAGACGTCGCCGGAGGAGCTTAAGGGAAAGAGGAAAAAGATGGTACAGAAGCAATGCACGGCTTATTGGACGACTCTGGCTCCGAATGTGGAGGACTATAGTGGAGTTGCGTCGAAAATGATCGCTGCTGGTTCTGGTCAGTTGATAAAAGGGATTTTGTGGTGTGGAGATGTCACAATGGATCGGCTCATGTGGGGAAATGAgttcatgaagaagaagttgtctaaagcagagaaagagagagaagttagTCCTACAActttgaaacttctcaaaag ggtgaagaagatgacgaaaATGACAGAGAAAGTGGCGAATGGTGTGCTCTCTGGTGTTGTCAACGTTTCTGGATTCTTCTCGAGTTCTGTGATTAATAGCAAAGCTGGGAAGAAACTATTTGGTCTTCTTCCTGGAGAAATGGTTCTTGCAACACTTGATGGATTCA ACAAGGTTTGTGATGCTGTTGAAGTAGCTGGAAGGAACGTTATGAAAACATCTTCCACTGTCACTACCGAAATCGTCGATCACAA GTATGGAGCAAAGACAGCACAGGCGACAAATGAAGGGCTTAGCGCAGCAGGGCATGCTTTTGGAACTGCATGGACCGTTTTCAAGATCAGACAAGCTCTTACTCCCAAGAACGCCATGAAGCCATCATCACTGGGTAAAACCGCACTTAAAACGGCAGTTATAGGAAAAATTAAGGGGAAAAAGAGTTCTTAG
- the LOC109126766 gene encoding uncharacterized protein LOC109126766, whose translation MKEDYEVDEKKQAAADVLFSYSKFAMACIGNQTRPTDMRLHLMKEISGLPTSLKKRESSRAATSPDPVGESSSSGTARLDKTDSFRAL comes from the exons ATGAAAGAAGATTACGAG GTTGATGAGAAGAAGCAAGCTGCAGCTGATGTATTGTTTAGTTATTCCAAGTTTGCTATGGCCTGCATCGGGAACCAGACTCGTCCTACTGACATGAGGTTGCACTTGATGAAG gagATCTCCGGATTGCCTACTTCtctgaaaaaaagagaatcttcTAGAGCAGCTACTTCTCCTGATCCAGTTGGCGAATCATCTAGCTCTGGTACTGCCAGGCTTGATAAAACGGATAGTTTCAGGGCactttga
- the LOC104716524 gene encoding L-ascorbate peroxidase 5, peroxisomal — protein sequence MAVNVDSDYLKEIEKARRDLRALISSKNCAPIMLRLAWHDAGTYDAKKKTGGPNGSIRFKEELNRSHNKGLEKAVAFCEEVKVKHPRVSYADLYQLAGVVAVEVTGGPAIPFTPGRKDADSPDDGELPNPNEDASHLRTLFSRMGLSDRDIVALSGGHTLGRAHKERSDFEGPWTQEPLKFDNSYFVELLRGETPGLLQLKTDRALLHDPKFHSFVKLYAKDEDMFFKAYAISHKKLSELGFNPPRKFSQAVTQQTLGIAVAAAVVIFTICYEASRRGK from the exons ATGGCAGTTAACGTTGATTCAGATTACCTCAAAGAAATAGAAAAGGCTCGTAGAGACCTTCGAGCTCTCATCTCTTCCAAAAACTGTGCTCCCATTATGCTCCGTCTTGC ATGGCATGATGCAGGAACTTATGATGCCAAAAAGAAAACCGGAGGTCCCAATGGATCAATCAGGTTCAAGGAAGAGCTAAACCGCTCACACAACAAAGGTTTGGAGAAAGCAGTCGCCTTCTGCG AGGAAGTAAAGGTTAAGCACCCGCGAGTCTCTTACGCAGACCTTTATCAG CTCGCTGGAGTTGTTGCAGTGGAGGTTACTGGTGGCCCTGCAATCCCATTTACTCCAGGCCGTAAG GATGCTGATTCCCCAGACGACGGAGAACTTCCAAATCCAAATGAAG ATGCTTCACATTTGAGAACTCTCTTCTCTCGTATGGGTCTATCTGATAGAGACATTGTAGCTCTCTCTGGAGGCCACACTTTG GGGCGTGCACATAAGGAGAGATCCGATTTTGAAGGTCCTTGGACACAAGAACCTCTCAAGTTTGATAACTCATATTTCGT AGAGCTTCTAAGAGGGGAGACTCCAGGACTGCTACAACTGAAAACCGACAGGGCTCTACTTCATGACCCCAAGTTTCACTCTTTTGTTAAGCTGTATGCAAAG GACGAGGATATGTTCTTCAAAGCCTATGCAATTTCTCACAAGAAACTCTCAGAACTAGGATTTAATCCGCCGAGAAAATTTTCTCAAGCAGTCACGCAGCAGACGCTTGGAATCGCTGTTGCTGCAGCTGTGGTGATCTTTACCATATGCTACGAAGCAAGCAGAAGAGGCAAGTGA
- the LOC104716525 gene encoding rac-like GTP-binding protein ARAC6: MSASRFIKCVTVGDGAVGKTCLLISYTSNTFPTDYVPTVFDNFSANVVVNGATVNLGLWDSAGQEDYNRLRPLSYRGADVFILAFSLISKASYENVSKKWIPELKHYAPGVPIVLVGTKLDLRDDKQFFIDHPGAVPITTVQGEELKKLIGAPAYIECSSKSQENVKGVFDAAIRVVLQPPKQKKKKNKAQKACSIL; this comes from the exons ATGAGCGCTTCAAGGTTCATAAAGTGCGTCACCGTTGGTGATGGTGCTGTTGGTAAAACCTGTTTGCTGATTTCTTATACCAGCAACACCTTCCCCACG GATTACGTTCCGACTGTTTTCGATAACTTCAGTGCCAATGTGGTTGTTAATGGTGCCACCGTCAATCTCGGATTGTGGGATAGTGCAG GGCAGGAGGACTATAACAGATTAAGACCTTTGAGTTACCGCGGTGCTGATGTTTTCATTCTTGCCTTCTCCCTCATTAGTAAGGCTAGTTATGAGAATGTTTCCAAGAag TGGATCCCAGAGTTGAAGCACTATGCTCCTGGTGTTCCAATCGTCCTCGTTGGTACCAAACTAG ATCTTCGAGATGACAAACAGTTCTTTATCGACCATCCTGGTGCTGTCCCTATTACCACTGTTCAG GGAGAGGAGCTGAAGAAGCTAATTGGAGCGCCTGCTTATATCGAGTGCAGCTCAAAATCACAAGag AATGTAAAGGGCGTGTTCGACGCAGCGATCAGAGTGGTCCTTCAACCTCCgaagcagaagaaaaagaagaacaaagcaCAAAAGGCCTGCTCCATTTTGTAG
- the LOC104716526 gene encoding glutamic acid-rich protein-like: MSRCFPFPPPGYVLNGIRDEAMIVSIKGAEEKAKKEQRRKDKKRDKKEKKDKKDKKEKKDKKEKKRKDRDGKEGGSEKHSHKRRRKEEGAKVDIFRELKESEINCLEKSSLTVERELLQSTSQNSCDSTLNSNETLPKHKEKQQPLDGGRHNNNDSESIIRIRLPIRRQKDPDVMTTNKDQETPCPSRGIKLESSQLASREPVIQHPCSTSAPEHVSKPREEKSKDPVFRGKHHGKEKKKAETYQLTKSRCSCHPSVVLQFLNVVENWVPNTIETRVDPINSEDEECWWSMKKPSIPTERCIQLDRNNEITQVGNSMGWPCARLLPEADVYALPYTVPF, from the exons ATGTCTCGGTGTTTCCCATTCCCACCACCTGGTTATGTACTAAACGGAATCCGCGATGAGGCTATGATCGTATCGATCAAG GGGGCAGAAGAGAAAGCTAAGAAAGAACAACGGAGGAAGgataaaaaaagagataaaaaggagaagaaggataaaaaagataagaaggagaagaaggataagaaggagaagaagaggaaggacaGAGATGGAAAGGAAGGTGGAAGCGAAAAGCACAGTCATAAGAGACGGCGTAAAGAAGAAGGTGCCAAAGTTGATATTTTTCGCGAACTTAAAGAAAGCGAGATCAATTGTTTGGAGAAGAGCAGCCTTACTGTAGAGCGTGAGCTGCTTCAGTCGACGTCCCAAAACTCTTGTGATAGCACTCTTAACAGCAATGAGACACTACCGAAGCACAAGGAGAAGCAGCAGCCTCTCGATGGTGGTAGACATAATAACAATGACTCGG AAAGCATCATTCGGATCCGTTTGCCTATCAGAAGGCAGAAAGATCCCGACGTGATGACGACCAACAAGGATCAAGAAACTCCGTGTCCTTCCCGGGGAATAAAGTTAGAGTCGTCCCAGCTTGCTAGTAGAGAGCCGGTTATTCAACATCCTTGTTCCACTTCTGCACCAGAACATGTTTCAAAGCCACGAGAAGAGAAAAGTAAAGATCCCGTTTTTAGAGGGAAACACCACggtaaagagaagaagaaagccgAAACTTACCAACTTACTAAAAGCCGATGCAGTTGCCATCCATCCGTGGTGTTGCAGTTCTTGAATGTAGTTGAGAATTGGGTTCCTAACACGATCGAGACAAGAGTAGACCCCATTAACTCCGAAGATGAAGAATGTTGGTGGTCCATGAAGAAGCCAAGTATCCCCACTGAAAGATGCATACAACTTGACAGAAACAATGAGATCACGCAAGTAGGCAATTCAATGGGGTGGCCATGTGCTCGCCTTTTACCAGAAGCTGATGTCTATGCCTTACCTTACACTGTCCCGTTCTGA
- the LOC104719963 gene encoding F-box protein At4g35930, protein ISPHGFTGVRIVCHLHHDQLKAVFHVSQRIRKATMLARQYHFNYTTPDRSRQEMLSVMTPMPINRWPFRSIGDGNPRMVSSPHTPKAPKHAPRPPLRTKLTEMKQITAVLFQDQATFPSRCIVPSVLQRPSLFKPMAPKHPRVLFYEEELCQAVAQNNLT, encoded by the exons ATCTCTCCCCATGGATTTACTG GGGTTAGGATAGTTTGCCATCTGCACCATGACCAGCTGAAGgcagttttccatgtttctcAGAGAATAAGAAAGGCT ACCATGCTTGCAAGGCAATACCATTTCAATTATACAACACCAGACCGCTCAAGACAGGAGATGTTGAGTGTCATGACCCCAATGCCAATAAATCGTTGGCCATTTCGTAG CATAGGAGATGGGAACCCGAGAATGGTGTCAAGCCCACATACCCCAAAAGCACCAAAACATGCTCCTCGGCCACCCCTTCGAACCAAGCTCACAGAGATGAAGCAAATCACTGCTGTTCTTTTCCAAGACCAGGCAACGTTTCCTTCAAGATGCATCGTTCCTTCTGTTCTCCAAAGGCCGAGTTTGTTCAAACCAATGGCTCCAAAGCACCCTCGAGTGCTCTTCTATGAGGAGGAATTATGTCAAGCTGTTGCTCAAAACAACCTTACCTGA
- the LOC104716527 gene encoding protein MID1-COMPLEMENTING ACTIVITY 1, with protein MSHSWDGLGEIASVAQLTGLDAVKLIGLIVKAANTAWMHKKNCRQFAQHLKLIGNLLEQLKISEMKKYPETREPLEGLEDALRRSYLLVNSCRDRSYLYLLAMGWNIVYQFRKHQDEIDRFLKIIPLITLVDNARIRERFEYIDRDQREYTLDEEDRHVQDVILKQESTREAASVLKKTLSCSYPNLRFCEALKTENEKLQLELQRSQEHYDVAQCEVIQRLIGVTQAAASVDPDSEKELTKKASKKAERTSSMNTEYSYEEDTPKKSSSRAASRSASNVSSGHDLLSRRASLAEHHEEWHTDLLACCSEPSLCLKTFFFPCGTLAKIATAASNRHISSAEACNELMAYSLILSCCCYTCCVRRKLRKTLNITGGLIDDFLSHVMCCCCALVQELREVEIRGAYGMEKTKISPPSSQFMEH; from the exons ATGTCACATTCATGGGATGGTCTTGGAGAGATTGCGTCAGTGGCTCAGCTGACTGGTTTAGATGCCGTCAAGCTGATTGGGCTCATTGTTAAAGCTGCCAATACTGCATGGATGCACAAGAAGAACTGTCGTCAGTTCGCTCAACATCTCAAACTCATTGGGAATTTGCTTGAACAGCTCAAGATCTCTGAGATGAAGAAGTATCCTGAGACTCGTGAGCCTCTTGAAGGGCTTGAGGATGCGTTGAGGAGGTCTTACCTTCTCGTCAATAGCTGTCGTGACCGGAGCTATCTTTACTTGTTGGCTATGGGTTGGAACATTGTTTACCAGTTTAGGAAACATCAGGATGAGATTGATCGTTTTCTCAAGATCATACCTCTTATCACATTGGTTGATAACGCTCGCATTCGG GAGAGGTTTGAATATATTGACCGTGATCAGCGCGAGTATACTCTGGATGAAGAGGACAGACATGTGCAAGATGTTATTTTGAAACAAGAATCCACCAGAGAAGCAGCATCAGTGCTGAAGAAGACTCTCTCTTGCTCATACCCTAACTTGCGTTTCTGTGAAGCTCTCAAAACAGAAAACGAGAAACTGCAGCTTGAACTTCAGCGTTCGCAGGAGCATTATGATGTGGCTCAGTGTGAAGTCATTCAGCGTTTAATTGGTGTTACACAAGCTGCTGCTTCTGTTGATCCTGACTCTGAGAAGGAGCTCACGAAGAAAGCTTCGAAAAAAGCTGAGCGTACCTCAAGCATGAACACAGAATATTCTTATGAAGAAGATACTCCCAAGAAAAGCAGTAGTCGTGCAGCCTCGAG ATCCGCTTCTAATGTTTCATCGGGGCATGATCTACTTTCACGAAGAGCATCACTAGCAGAACACCATGAAGAATGGCATACTGACTTACTTGCTTGTTGCTCGGAACCTTCTCTCT GCTTGAAGACATTCTTTTTCCCATGTGGTACTTTGGCAAAGATTGCCACTGCAGCATCTAACAGGCACATCT CTTCAGCTGAAGCATGTAATGAGCTAATGGCATATTCTTTGATACTTTCGTGCTGCTGCTACACTTGTTGTGTAAGGAGGAAACTCAGGAAGACACTAAACATCACG GGAGGGTTAATTGACGATTTTCTATCTCATGTGATGTGTTGTTGCTGTGCTCTTGTACAAGAACTGAGAGAAGTTGAGATTCGTGGGGCTTATG GTATGGAAAAGACGAAAATAAGTCCGCCTTCGTCGCAGTTCATGGAACATTGA
- the LOC104716528 gene encoding cytoplasmic tRNA 2-thiolation protein 2-like codes for MACNSSGCESGCYDREKDNVSKIVEDAVITQESVCVKCKCNEPMTFGDGGSEDGRFCAECFRNNVFGKFRLAVTSHAMITPSDNVLVAFSGGSSSRVALQFVHELQIKALKNYEASRDRSLPVFGVGVAFVDETAPFPALSTEMIDAIEWIRSTVSSLSPPAKGLHVVPIESVFGSDSLDPRDRLVKLLDSVPDDTGKEDLLLHLKMLCLQKVASENGYNRLVVGSCTSRIASHVLTATVKGRGYSLSADIQHVDARWKVPIVLPLRDCVRQEITRLCLLDGLKTVELACRSQSGINDLVSSFVALLQEENPSRECTIVRTAAKLTPFYFNKIPETDDSNVPMATQRRLKRFNLKYDGSMTTEAFCPICNGPQNRSDPSELDYFEEGQESDALYAACCSSCRFQILPQDGSSREQFGSFLPDHMISQVKHQKVNSQAYLREKIKDCLLLDDEEVV; via the exons ATGGCTTGTAATTCCTCAGGCTGTGAGTCTGGTTGCTATGACCGTGAGAAGGATAATGTAAGCAAGATTGTGGAAGATGCAGTAATTACTCAGGAGAGTGTCTGTGTCAAGTGTAAATGCAATGAGCCTATGACCTTTGGGGACGGTGGCTCAGAGGATGGAAGGTTCTGCGCCGAGTGTTTTAGGAACAATGTCTTTGGGAAGTTCCGTCTCGCTGTTACTTCTCATGCCATGATCACTCCTTCAGATAACGTTCTTGTTGCTTTCTCTGGCGGATCATCTTCCAG GGTTGCTCTTCAATTTGTGCATGAGTTGCAAATCAAGGCTTTGAAGAATTACGAGGCGAGTCGAGATAGATCTTTACCTGTCTTTGGTGTTGGTGTTGCGTTTGTGGACGAAACTGCACCTTTTCCTGCGCTCTCTACGGAAATGATTGATGCAATTGAGTGGATTCGATCTACTGTTTCAAGTTTGTCTCCACCTGCAAAGGGTCTCCATGTTGTTCCAATCGAAAGCGTCTTTGGTTCAGACTCGCTTGACCCACGAGATAGGCTTGTAAAGCTTTTAGATTCTGTTCCTGACGATACTGGAAAAGAGGACCTTCTGTTGCATCTCAAAATGTTGTGTTTGCAAAAG GTTGCCTCTGAAAATGGGTACAACAGATTAGTGGTGGGATCATGCACGTCGAGAATTGCTTCCCATGTTCTTACGGCTACTGTCAAG GGACGAGGTTATTCACTATCAGCAGATATTCAGCATGTTGATGCGAGATGGAAGGTTCCCATTGTACTTCCACTGCGAGATTGTGTTAGACAGGAAATAACTAGACTCTGCCTTTTGGATGG TCTAAAGACTGTGGAGTTGGCTTGTCGTTCTCAAAGCGGTATCAATGACTTGGTGTCTTCATTTGTCGCTCTGTTGCAG GAAGAAAATCCTTCTCGGGAATGCACAATCGTGCGGACAGCTGCAAAGCTGACTCCATTTTACTTCAACAAAATTCCGGAAACAGACGACTCGAATGTTCCTATGGCCACTCAGAGGCGCCTAAAGAGATTCAATCTTAAATATGACGGTTCTATGACTACAGAAGCTTTCTGTCCTATCTGCAATGGACCGCAAAACAGATCAGACCCATCGGAGTTAGATTATTTTGAAGAAGGCCAGGAATCCGACGCCCTTTATGCTGCTTGCTGTTCAAGTTGCCGGTTTCAAATACTTCCACAAGATGGATCATCTCGTGAGCAATTCGGTTCATTCCTGCCAGATCACATGATTTCCCAAGTGAAGCATCAAAAGGTTAACAGTCAAGCTTATCTGAG GGAGAAAATAAAAGACTGTCTGCTCTTGGACGATGAAGAGGTTGTCTAA